Proteins co-encoded in one Parascardovia denticolens DSM 10105 = JCM 12538 genomic window:
- a CDS encoding ATP-dependent Clp protease ATP-binding subunit gives MFERFTDRARRVIVLAQEEARALKHNYIGTEHLLLGLIREGEGVAAKSLASKGVELDAARQQVEEMIGKGSAAPTGHIPFTPHARQVLELSLREALQLGHSYIGTEHILLGLIHEGEGVGTQVLVKMGVDIANLRTTVIDSIRDTSAGSSTGQMANSGGVADKTNRSGSSLLDQFGRNLAQEAKDGKLDPVIGRSNEIERVMVVLSRRTKNNPVLIGEPGVGKTAVVEGLAEKIVADDVPETLKDKQIYALDLGSMIAGSRYRGDFEERLKKVLKEIQVRGDVVLFIDEIHTIVGAGSADGAMGASDMLKPMLARGELQTIGATTTEEYRKYIEKDAALERRFQPIQVAEPTIAETIEILKGLRKKYEDHHHVTITDEAIQAAAELSSRYIQDRHLPDKAIDLIDEAGARLRIKRLTAPSALKELDMKVAKVKADKDQAIADQDFEKAASLRDAQEKLEQERKDKEKSWREGESDVSMVVTEDTIAHVISSSTGIPVFKLTETESKKLLGMEDALHKRVIGQDEAVSALARSIRRARVGLKDPKRPSGSFIFAGPTGVGKTELAKALAEYLFDDEDALIRVDMSEFGEKYSTSRLFGAPPGYVGYEEGGELTEKVRRKPFSVILFDEIEKAHPDIFNTLLQVLDDGHLTDGQGRKVDFKNTIIIMTTNLGTSKISQAQNTGFNLGGQTETSYQRMKDQVQSELKGQFRPEFLNRLDDIIVFKQLTEPQVRQIVDLDVKALNDRLFERHMTVELTDKAKDLLAEKGFDPLLGARPLRRVIQRDIEDAISEKILLGDLKENQEIVVDAEGEGILGEFTFTSKPYDQALAAQDHDGQGQGDAEQAQREPDQTVDEVDEGAMPAVN, from the coding sequence ATGTTTGAACGTTTTACCGATAGGGCCCGCCGGGTCATCGTGCTTGCTCAGGAAGAGGCGCGAGCCTTGAAGCACAATTATATTGGCACTGAGCACCTCCTGCTCGGCCTCATCCGTGAGGGTGAAGGCGTGGCCGCCAAGTCCCTGGCCTCCAAAGGCGTGGAGCTTGACGCCGCCCGCCAACAGGTGGAAGAGATGATCGGCAAGGGCTCCGCGGCCCCTACAGGCCACATTCCCTTCACCCCTCATGCCAGACAGGTCTTGGAGCTGTCCTTGCGGGAGGCCCTGCAACTGGGGCATTCCTATATTGGCACGGAACATATCCTTTTGGGTCTCATCCACGAAGGCGAAGGGGTAGGGACCCAGGTCCTAGTCAAGATGGGGGTGGACATCGCCAATCTGCGCACCACCGTCATCGATTCCATTCGCGATACCAGCGCCGGCTCTTCTACCGGTCAGATGGCAAATTCCGGCGGTGTGGCCGATAAGACCAACCGGTCCGGATCCTCTCTTCTGGACCAGTTCGGCCGTAACCTGGCCCAGGAAGCGAAAGATGGCAAACTCGATCCGGTCATCGGGCGGAGCAATGAAATCGAACGCGTCATGGTCGTGTTGTCCCGCCGCACTAAGAACAATCCTGTGCTGATCGGCGAACCTGGCGTAGGTAAGACCGCCGTGGTAGAAGGCTTGGCCGAGAAAATCGTGGCGGATGACGTTCCGGAGACCTTGAAAGACAAGCAGATCTACGCTTTGGACCTGGGCTCCATGATCGCCGGCTCCCGGTACCGGGGGGATTTCGAAGAACGCCTGAAGAAGGTGCTCAAAGAGATCCAGGTCCGTGGTGACGTGGTCCTCTTCATCGACGAGATCCATACCATCGTTGGCGCCGGTTCCGCGGATGGGGCCATGGGCGCTTCGGACATGCTCAAGCCCATGCTGGCTCGCGGCGAGCTGCAGACCATCGGCGCCACCACGACCGAAGAGTATCGCAAGTACATCGAGAAGGACGCCGCTTTGGAGCGCCGTTTCCAGCCCATCCAGGTTGCGGAACCAACCATCGCGGAGACCATCGAGATTCTGAAAGGCCTGCGCAAGAAGTACGAAGACCATCATCATGTGACCATCACCGACGAAGCCATCCAGGCCGCCGCTGAGCTGTCTTCCCGGTATATCCAGGACAGGCATCTGCCCGACAAGGCCATCGACTTGATCGATGAGGCTGGCGCCCGCCTGCGCATCAAGAGGCTGACGGCCCCCAGCGCCTTGAAGGAGCTGGATATGAAGGTGGCCAAGGTCAAGGCCGACAAGGATCAGGCCATCGCCGACCAGGACTTCGAGAAGGCCGCGTCTTTGCGCGACGCCCAGGAGAAGCTGGAGCAGGAACGCAAGGATAAGGAGAAGTCTTGGCGCGAAGGGGAGTCCGACGTTTCCATGGTGGTGACCGAAGACACCATCGCCCATGTGATTTCCTCCTCCACCGGCATCCCGGTCTTCAAGCTGACCGAGACCGAATCCAAGAAGCTTTTGGGCATGGAGGACGCCTTGCACAAGCGGGTCATCGGCCAGGATGAAGCCGTTTCAGCCTTGGCCCGGTCCATCCGCCGCGCCCGCGTGGGGCTGAAGGATCCCAAGCGTCCTTCCGGTTCCTTCATCTTCGCCGGACCTACCGGCGTGGGTAAGACGGAGCTGGCCAAGGCCTTGGCCGAGTATCTCTTTGATGATGAGGACGCCCTCATCCGCGTGGACATGTCCGAATTCGGCGAGAAGTATTCCACCTCCCGCCTCTTCGGCGCCCCTCCCGGATACGTGGGTTATGAGGAAGGCGGCGAGCTGACCGAGAAGGTCCGCCGCAAGCCCTTCTCCGTCATCCTTTTCGACGAAATCGAGAAGGCCCACCCCGACATCTTCAACACCCTCCTGCAGGTCTTGGACGATGGTCATTTGACCGACGGTCAAGGTCGCAAGGTGGACTTCAAGAACACGATCATCATCATGACCACCAACCTGGGCACCAGCAAGATCTCCCAGGCCCAGAACACCGGTTTCAACCTGGGTGGGCAGACGGAGACCTCCTACCAGCGCATGAAAGACCAGGTCCAGTCAGAGTTGAAGGGGCAGTTCCGTCCGGAATTCCTCAACCGCCTGGATGACATCATCGTCTTCAAGCAGCTGACAGAGCCGCAGGTCCGCCAAATCGTAGACTTGGATGTGAAGGCTTTGAATGACCGGCTCTTCGAACGCCATATGACCGTGGAATTGACCGACAAGGCCAAAGACCTCCTGGCCGAGAAGGGCTTCGATCCGCTTCTGGGCGCCCGTCCTTTGCGGCGCGTCATCCAGCGGGATATCGAAGACGCCATCTCCGAGAAGATTCTTTTGGGCGACCTCAAGGAGAATCAGGAGATCGTGGTCGACGCCGAAGGCGAAGGCATCCTTGGGGAATTCACTTTCACCAGCAAGCCTTACGACCAGGCCCTCGCCGCCCAAGACCATGACGGGCAGGGCCAGGGCGATGCCGAACAGGCTCAGCGAGAACCCGACCAGACCGTGGACGAGGTGGATGAGGGAGCCATGCCGGCGGTCAACTAA
- a CDS encoding cold-shock protein — protein MPAGEIRWFDAKKGYGFITSDDGEDVFMPKTALPAGVTTLRKGAKVEFSRVDSRRGPQAMDVVVLGPTPSLVKATRPKADDMAIIVEDLIKLLDSAGNSLRRGRYPSSQESHKLATMLRAVADNFDVQE, from the coding sequence ATGCCCGCGGGTGAGATTCGTTGGTTCGATGCGAAAAAAGGTTATGGTTTCATCACCAGTGACGATGGGGAAGACGTCTTCATGCCGAAGACGGCTCTGCCGGCTGGCGTGACGACTTTGCGCAAAGGCGCCAAGGTCGAGTTCTCCCGTGTCGATAGCCGGCGCGGGCCTCAGGCGATGGACGTGGTCGTCCTTGGTCCGACCCCTTCTTTGGTGAAGGCGACTCGCCCGAAGGCCGATGACATGGCCATCATCGTGGAGGACTTGATCAAGCTCTTGGATTCAGCCGGGAATTCCCTTCGCCGCGGCCGTTACCCCTCGAGCCAGGAGTCGCACAAGCTGGCGACTATGTTGCGGGCCGTCGCGGATAACTTCGACGTACAGGAATAG
- a CDS encoding DUF3027 domain-containing protein codes for MGQEPNIEENEEVRQQDPQELARRVALEAAERQEDVGPFLTARDMGENVFDYRFVSDIKGYEGWQWSVTLYHDPELGSWTVDEASLLPTDQSLLAPDWIPWKDRIKPEDLSPTDVLGTQADDPRMEDGLGSGEVSEEEGDQASGQAESQVSDQEEDRAEAVESFMLSRRHVMTAQAREETAHRWYNGPHGPKSLSTQAAEGNVCETCAFFIPLQGQLGSMFGVCANKWSQDDGRVVSLDHGCGGHSEIEPPEPTELWVQSDLRLDDSTDIEVVPQVRRDENDEVEIIEESETEDEDSQNQSEESQDETSTETVGEASSEKTDDSAADDETNASSSKTEA; via the coding sequence ATGGGACAGGAACCGAATATCGAAGAAAATGAGGAGGTCCGTCAGCAGGACCCCCAGGAGCTCGCCCGTCGTGTGGCCTTGGAGGCTGCGGAAAGGCAGGAAGACGTCGGCCCCTTCCTCACCGCTCGTGATATGGGGGAGAATGTCTTTGATTATCGGTTCGTTTCCGATATCAAAGGGTATGAAGGCTGGCAGTGGTCGGTGACCCTTTACCATGATCCCGAGCTGGGGTCGTGGACCGTCGACGAAGCGTCTTTGCTCCCCACGGACCAATCCTTGCTGGCTCCTGACTGGATTCCTTGGAAAGACCGCATCAAGCCGGAGGATTTATCCCCCACCGACGTCTTGGGGACTCAGGCGGACGACCCTCGCATGGAGGATGGTTTGGGCTCGGGGGAGGTTTCCGAGGAGGAAGGCGATCAAGCTTCGGGACAGGCGGAAAGTCAGGTTTCGGACCAGGAAGAGGACCGGGCCGAAGCCGTGGAGTCGTTCATGCTTTCCCGGCGTCATGTGATGACGGCCCAGGCGAGGGAAGAGACCGCCCACCGTTGGTACAATGGGCCTCATGGTCCGAAATCCTTGTCGACCCAGGCGGCGGAAGGCAATGTGTGCGAGACGTGCGCTTTCTTCATCCCCCTCCAAGGCCAGCTGGGATCCATGTTCGGCGTCTGCGCCAATAAATGGAGTCAGGATGACGGGCGGGTGGTCTCTCTGGACCATGGCTGCGGCGGCCATTCGGAGATCGAACCTCCCGAGCCGACCGAGCTGTGGGTGCAATCGGACCTTCGTCTTGACGATTCCACCGATATAGAAGTGGTCCCCCAAGTCCGCCGGGACGAGAACGATGAGGTGGAAATCATCGAGGAATCGGAAACCGAAGATGAGGACTCTCAAAACCAAAGCGAAGAGTCCCAGGACGAGACCTCCACGGAGACGGTTGGGGAAGCCTCCTCTGAAAAGACCGACGATTCGGCGGCGGATGATGAGACGAACGCGTCATCATCAAAGACTGAAGCCTGA
- a CDS encoding ABC transporter ATP-binding protein produces MNINQDMAPVLMARNVSVQYHLESESKGKGKDGKSMDGKGEGVSPASDADSLNGSVQALSHVNLDILPGSSLSIMGPSGSGKSTLLHVLAGILPPTQGTVLYKGRDLAKESDSYRTKLRRSDFGFVFQSGQLIEEMSAQENVALPLMLDGISYGKAMKTALNWLDLLGLQTLAKHRPGEMSGGQRQRVSIARALVIKPSIVFADEPTGALDQATGESIISLLTSWCSRTGASLIMVTHDPHVAHACQTTIHMQDGRILNL; encoded by the coding sequence ATGAACATCAATCAAGACATGGCCCCGGTCCTCATGGCCCGCAACGTCTCCGTGCAATACCATCTGGAATCGGAAAGCAAGGGCAAAGGCAAGGACGGCAAGAGTATGGACGGCAAGGGTGAAGGCGTTTCGCCCGCCTCGGACGCCGACTCTCTGAACGGGTCGGTCCAGGCCCTCTCCCACGTCAACCTGGACATCCTGCCCGGAAGCAGCCTCTCCATCATGGGCCCTTCGGGCTCCGGCAAGTCCACCCTCCTCCACGTGCTGGCCGGCATCCTCCCTCCCACCCAGGGAACCGTCCTTTACAAAGGCCGGGACCTAGCCAAAGAGTCCGACTCTTACCGCACCAAACTGCGCCGGTCGGACTTCGGCTTCGTCTTCCAATCGGGCCAGCTGATCGAAGAGATGAGCGCCCAGGAAAACGTGGCCCTCCCTCTCATGTTGGACGGGATCAGCTACGGAAAAGCCATGAAGACGGCACTGAACTGGCTGGACCTGCTCGGCCTGCAGACCCTAGCCAAACACCGCCCGGGCGAGATGAGCGGCGGCCAGAGGCAGAGGGTCTCCATCGCCCGGGCCCTGGTCATCAAACCGTCCATCGTCTTCGCCGACGAACCAACCGGGGCCTTGGACCAAGCGACCGGGGAAAGCATCATCAGCCTGCTCACTTCCTGGTGCTCCAGGACCGGGGCCAGCCTGATCATGGTCACCCACGACCCTCACGTAGCCCATGCCTGCCAAACCACCATCCACATGCAGGACGGCCGAATCCTCAACCTGTAG
- a CDS encoding response regulator transcription factor, translated as MTNNSEATIVVVDDEPSIRELVSASLHFSGFEVKTAASGTEAIDVITKTDPDLIVLDVMLPDIDGFTVTRRIRQQGIEAPVLFLTARDDTQDKVMGLTVGGDDYVTKPFSLEEVVARIRAILRRTQEQVEDDPIIRVADLEINEDSHDVTRHGQLVELSPTEYKLLRYLMDNEGRVLSKAQILDHVWQYDWGGDAAIVESYISYLRKKIDGITYRDEDGTEHKVTPIIQTKRGIGYIIREPR; from the coding sequence ATGACGAATAATTCTGAAGCAACGATTGTGGTCGTAGATGATGAACCCTCCATTCGGGAGCTGGTGTCAGCCAGCCTCCATTTCTCGGGTTTCGAAGTGAAAACCGCCGCGAGCGGTACAGAGGCGATTGACGTCATCACCAAAACGGATCCGGATTTGATCGTTTTAGATGTCATGCTCCCCGATATCGACGGGTTCACGGTCACTCGGCGGATTCGGCAGCAGGGGATCGAAGCTCCGGTACTTTTCCTTACGGCCCGTGATGACACCCAAGATAAGGTCATGGGTCTGACGGTCGGTGGAGACGATTACGTGACCAAGCCATTCAGCCTGGAAGAGGTCGTCGCGAGAATTCGGGCGATTCTCCGCCGGACTCAGGAACAAGTCGAAGACGATCCGATCATCCGGGTGGCTGACTTGGAAATCAACGAGGACTCGCATGACGTGACCAGGCATGGCCAGCTTGTGGAGTTGAGCCCCACGGAGTACAAACTTCTGCGGTATCTGATGGATAACGAGGGGCGTGTTCTCAGCAAGGCTCAGATTTTGGACCATGTCTGGCAATATGACTGGGGCGGGGATGCCGCGATCGTCGAGTCGTACATTTCTTATTTGCGTAAGAAAATCGATGGAATCACCTATCGTGATGAGGACGGGACCGAGCATAAAGTGACGCCAATCATCCAGACAAAGCGGGGGATCGGTTACATAATCCGCGAGCCCCGATAG
- a CDS encoding HAMP domain-containing sensor histidine kinase: protein MTSEPFKQSRSEEESSSDKVRTTQAAGASDASSASRLNLETESEAGREGSQKPERENQRTQHDRNSQGESQAQQKKQTKQVKQSQHAQQTQSSQRDQKSQTWWGRFGAWRDRHKLRLDYVPLTARLVNIVFIILLIAGVFMTIAAQQLVFGALMSQTNTQLHQQATSIRSNVAMLQKQVAQRSDILNFSLNSGGSTGQKNGSSGIGREGSAPGAASGNDDTTQALRDFLDAQETNIQPEYFLQIRDAKNNVLATPFTAVIGDNLIAVPSLPVSGKTSPAIVVDGSPVTVPSRVKVISKNYTAESYNAASANWQVMAISIRDADSGKMQYIVYVAKSLYWVNDATNKVVRYFSLVSLAVIVCGAVLSLVSIRRALLPLKRIEKTAAQIAAGDLTKRVPQAPVNTEIGSLSASLNSMLSRIESSFKGQEETTEQMKRFVSDASHELRTPLAAIHGYAELYKMQRQTPGAQERADEVIDRIEASSTRMTSLVESLLSLARMDEGRGIDLAQRVRVDQLVEESAEDLHALDPQRKITIGRVAIDQNAMLNEIAAVTAQRQKGAAAQEIESESEHQKGRRRSGRQDKNRSDKNRLDKGRQDKAGYDKTLQDDMNVWETARQDRSRQTMDEPTLVGTDRLRVVEPAPAEITIGGDPTRLRQVLTNIIGNIHRYTPADSPVEIGVSVVKAVTSTGDLSKFKPVEETLNAFLEDVAIARKTQAGREFVIIRISDHGPGVAPDKIPKIFERFYTTDPSRARQKGGSGLGMSIALAVVKAHHGFICASTTDGGGLSFAIVIPASQTRVFLDRNDRLEQGTSVVDARKNRKAQKKRKKLEKQEEESITQIVYGGQSCRAD from the coding sequence ATGACTAGTGAACCTTTCAAACAATCACGTTCGGAGGAAGAATCGTCTTCGGATAAGGTGAGAACCACCCAAGCCGCTGGAGCGTCAGATGCGTCTTCGGCGTCTCGACTCAATCTGGAAACAGAGAGTGAAGCCGGTCGGGAAGGCAGTCAAAAGCCTGAGCGAGAAAACCAACGGACTCAGCATGACCGGAATTCCCAAGGAGAATCCCAGGCTCAGCAGAAGAAACAGACCAAGCAGGTGAAACAATCCCAGCACGCCCAGCAGACCCAGTCTTCGCAGCGGGATCAAAAATCGCAAACATGGTGGGGTCGTTTCGGAGCTTGGCGGGATCGCCATAAACTTCGCTTGGATTACGTCCCTTTGACCGCGCGTTTGGTCAACATCGTCTTCATCATTCTGCTGATCGCTGGCGTCTTCATGACCATCGCGGCCCAACAACTCGTTTTCGGCGCCCTGATGAGTCAAACCAATACGCAGCTCCACCAGCAGGCGACATCCATCCGCAGCAATGTGGCCATGCTTCAGAAACAAGTCGCCCAGAGGAGCGATATTCTTAATTTCTCCCTCAATTCCGGTGGTTCAACGGGGCAGAAGAACGGCTCATCCGGCATCGGGCGGGAGGGGAGCGCGCCTGGCGCTGCGTCGGGGAACGATGATACGACCCAGGCTTTGAGGGATTTTCTTGATGCCCAGGAGACCAATATCCAGCCGGAGTATTTTCTCCAGATCCGGGATGCGAAGAACAACGTCCTCGCCACCCCCTTCACTGCCGTCATCGGGGACAATCTGATCGCCGTTCCCTCCTTGCCGGTTTCAGGGAAGACAAGTCCGGCTATAGTGGTCGACGGCAGCCCGGTCACCGTTCCTTCCCGGGTGAAGGTAATCAGCAAAAACTATACGGCAGAGAGTTACAATGCGGCGTCGGCCAATTGGCAGGTCATGGCGATCAGCATCAGGGATGCGGATTCCGGCAAGATGCAGTACATCGTCTATGTGGCGAAGTCGCTTTACTGGGTGAATGACGCGACTAATAAAGTGGTGCGTTATTTCAGCTTGGTCAGCCTCGCCGTGATAGTATGCGGGGCCGTCCTGTCTTTGGTGTCGATCCGGCGGGCTTTGCTGCCTTTGAAACGGATCGAGAAAACCGCCGCTCAAATCGCGGCCGGAGATTTGACGAAACGTGTCCCCCAAGCTCCGGTGAACACGGAGATCGGCTCCCTCTCCGCCTCTTTGAACTCCATGCTCTCTCGCATCGAGTCCAGCTTCAAAGGCCAAGAAGAGACCACGGAGCAGATGAAACGGTTCGTCTCCGACGCCAGCCACGAATTGAGGACCCCGCTCGCGGCCATCCATGGTTATGCCGAACTCTACAAGATGCAAAGGCAGACCCCGGGGGCTCAAGAGAGGGCTGACGAAGTGATTGATCGAATCGAGGCTTCGTCCACCCGCATGACTTCCCTTGTGGAATCCCTCTTGTCTTTGGCTCGGATGGATGAAGGGCGTGGTATCGATCTGGCCCAGAGGGTCCGGGTGGATCAGCTGGTGGAGGAGTCGGCTGAGGACCTGCATGCTTTGGACCCCCAGCGGAAAATCACGATTGGCCGTGTGGCGATTGACCAGAACGCCATGCTCAATGAGATCGCCGCCGTCACCGCTCAGAGGCAGAAGGGCGCGGCCGCGCAGGAAATCGAGTCGGAATCGGAGCATCAGAAGGGGCGGCGGCGCTCGGGAAGACAGGACAAGAACAGGTCGGATAAAAACAGGCTGGATAAGGGCCGGCAAGACAAGGCCGGGTATGACAAGACCCTGCAGGATGATATGAACGTTTGGGAGACCGCCAGGCAGGATCGGTCCCGGCAGACTATGGATGAGCCGACCCTCGTAGGCACGGATCGCCTGCGGGTCGTGGAGCCTGCTCCGGCGGAGATCACCATAGGCGGGGATCCGACTCGTCTGCGCCAAGTGCTGACCAATATCATCGGCAATATCCATCGATATACACCGGCCGATTCGCCGGTGGAAATCGGCGTATCCGTGGTCAAGGCCGTCACCAGCACCGGCGATCTCAGCAAATTCAAGCCTGTGGAAGAGACCCTCAACGCCTTCTTGGAAGATGTCGCCATCGCCAGGAAGACCCAGGCCGGCCGCGAATTCGTGATCATCCGCATCAGCGACCATGGTCCGGGAGTGGCTCCGGACAAGATACCCAAGATCTTCGAACGTTTCTACACGACTGACCCCTCCCGGGCGAGGCAAAAAGGTGGAAGCGGCTTGGGCATGTCCATCGCTTTGGCGGTGGTCAAGGCCCATCATGGTTTCATTTGCGCCAGCACGACCGATGGGGGAGGGCTGAGCTTCGCCATAGTCATCCCCGCCTCGCAGACCAGGGTTTTCCTTGACCGGAACGACCGGCTGGAACAGGGTACGTCCGTCGTCGACGCCCGGAAAAACCGGAAGGCGCAGAAGAAGCGGAAGAAGTTGGAGAAGCAAGAGGAAGAGAGTATCACCCAGATAGTCTACGGGGGACAGTCCTGCCGAGCCGATTAA
- a CDS encoding universal stress protein: MELADIVAGVDGSDESFAALHWALQEAVTTGQKVNAVYGWTHSWDMGERPETDAEWAKIHKLITMELDEWATKASAGIEFDRDKLTLTSVHAAGSTALLTLGKNAQQIVVGRRSLNRLARWFLGSMSDSLVEKSSVPVTIVRVDAVPEVDEEESIENALSPNGSDPQLVDELAAESQMLGNTVMPIVVGIDGSPVSQRALAFAAEEAQASGRPLHVLYCWRMKSLAELADRTHAVPSKEEAEGYAQEFVKSEVGRAHLDPAIAVHPHAFHINPVKGLLRASRYANRLIVGSRGLHGLDAMVLGSVSRQLLDSAHCTVTIVH; this comes from the coding sequence ATGGAACTAGCGGATATCGTTGCAGGGGTTGACGGATCGGACGAGTCCTTCGCTGCCCTTCATTGGGCCCTGCAGGAAGCGGTCACGACCGGACAGAAGGTGAATGCGGTCTATGGTTGGACCCATTCATGGGATATGGGAGAGCGCCCGGAGACTGACGCCGAATGGGCCAAAATCCACAAACTGATCACCATGGAGCTGGATGAATGGGCGACCAAGGCGAGCGCGGGAATCGAATTCGACCGGGATAAGCTCACCCTCACTTCAGTGCATGCGGCCGGGTCCACGGCCCTGCTCACCCTCGGCAAGAACGCCCAGCAGATCGTCGTGGGGCGCCGTTCCCTGAATCGCCTGGCCCGCTGGTTCCTGGGCTCCATGTCCGACTCTCTGGTGGAGAAATCGTCGGTACCCGTGACCATCGTTCGCGTTGACGCGGTCCCGGAAGTCGATGAAGAGGAATCCATTGAGAACGCCCTCTCTCCAAACGGCTCCGACCCCCAGCTTGTCGATGAATTGGCGGCCGAATCCCAGATGTTGGGGAATACGGTTATGCCAATCGTCGTCGGAATCGACGGATCGCCCGTCTCCCAACGGGCATTGGCTTTCGCGGCCGAAGAAGCCCAGGCGAGCGGCCGGCCTCTTCATGTCTTGTATTGTTGGCGGATGAAGAGCTTGGCGGAGTTGGCCGACCGCACCCATGCGGTCCCCTCCAAGGAGGAGGCGGAAGGTTATGCCCAGGAATTCGTCAAAAGCGAAGTGGGTCGCGCCCATCTGGACCCGGCGATCGCTGTCCATCCCCACGCCTTCCACATCAATCCGGTCAAAGGGCTTCTGCGCGCGTCCCGTTACGCCAATCGTTTGATCGTCGGTTCCCGCGGGCTTCATGGCTTGGATGCCATGGTTCTGGGGTCCGTCAGCCGGCAACTGCTGGATAGCGCCCATTGCACGGTGACCATCGTGCATTGA
- a CDS encoding FtsX-like permease family protein encodes MNTEQKQSSSGSSLISFRLANSLMRSSKDDRRINALAILAFTVSMGIFLTVIGGFHAFVIRSQEAKTLFTNPITQEMASSYIIYAGIAIALIIAPLATLSAHAARLTLRRRDRRLSTLRLAGATQAQTTLLTVMESARQALIGSLLGCLLYLACIPLVRLIVFQGLPFSFSQLWVGFPIMIAAVVAITLICMLSALVSLRKVNISPLGTSMRVGNPQMSKARIAVGAVLLAFVVFIFTSRAGGGQDMLGKVLIAVAGVSIIVGVINLIAPLFISLFAKLLVLHPINASWLIGLRRLIDDPKRAWRSSAGVGLAVFVCAIAAAAEVTSAGGSNKPSYDQAMQIYMLDIGTGGRLTLAFVSILASVSAMVTQSAMVYDQADQYLSLSMEGADRKVLDKARRVETVTPLLMVTIICTILGLLLLSTAGMQTMVSPTFLPSYLLMVAASVALVIFGGMASRIASRQVSARMVRQDD; translated from the coding sequence ATGAACACCGAACAAAAACAATCATCCTCAGGGTCTTCCCTGATCAGCTTCCGTCTGGCCAACAGCCTCATGCGCTCTTCCAAAGACGACCGCCGCATCAACGCCTTGGCCATCCTCGCCTTCACCGTCTCCATGGGGATCTTCCTCACCGTCATCGGAGGCTTCCATGCCTTCGTCATCCGGTCGCAGGAAGCCAAGACCCTTTTCACGAACCCGATTACCCAAGAGATGGCCAGCTCCTACATCATCTACGCCGGCATCGCCATAGCCCTGATCATCGCCCCCTTGGCCACCCTCTCCGCCCATGCGGCCCGGCTGACCCTGCGCCGAAGGGACCGCCGCCTGTCCACCTTGCGTCTGGCGGGGGCGACGCAGGCCCAGACCACCCTCCTGACCGTCATGGAAAGCGCCCGGCAGGCCCTGATCGGTTCCCTGCTCGGCTGCCTGCTTTACCTGGCCTGCATACCCCTCGTCCGCCTCATCGTCTTCCAAGGACTCCCCTTCAGCTTCAGCCAGCTCTGGGTCGGCTTCCCCATCATGATCGCCGCGGTCGTCGCCATCACCCTCATCTGCATGCTCTCCGCCCTGGTCTCCTTGCGCAAGGTGAACATCAGCCCCCTGGGGACCAGCATGAGGGTCGGCAACCCGCAGATGAGCAAAGCCCGCATCGCCGTGGGGGCCGTCCTCCTCGCCTTCGTCGTCTTCATCTTCACCAGCCGGGCCGGTGGCGGCCAAGATATGCTCGGGAAAGTCCTGATCGCCGTCGCCGGGGTCTCCATCATCGTCGGTGTCATCAACCTCATCGCCCCTCTCTTCATCTCGCTTTTCGCCAAACTTCTCGTCCTCCACCCCATCAACGCTTCATGGCTGATTGGCCTGCGTCGCCTCATCGACGACCCCAAACGAGCCTGGAGGTCCAGTGCCGGAGTCGGACTCGCCGTGTTCGTCTGCGCCATCGCGGCTGCCGCCGAAGTGACCTCGGCCGGAGGAAGCAATAAACCTTCCTACGACCAGGCGATGCAGATCTACATGCTTGACATCGGGACCGGCGGACGACTGACCCTGGCCTTCGTCTCCATCCTCGCCTCCGTCTCCGCCATGGTCACCCAAAGCGCCATGGTCTACGACCAGGCCGACCAATATCTGAGCCTGTCCATGGAAGGGGCCGACCGCAAGGTGCTGGACAAGGCCCGGCGGGTGGAAACCGTCACCCCCCTGCTCATGGTCACCATCATCTGCACCATCCTGGGCCTTCTGCTCCTGAGTACCGCCGGAATGCAGACGATGGTCTCCCCCACTTTCCTGCCTTCCTATCTGCTCATGGTCGCCGCTAGCGTCGCCCTAGTCATCTTCGGCGGCATGGCTTCCCGAATCGCTTCCCGCCAGGTCTCCGCCCGCATGGTCCGCCAGGACGACTGA